The Gemmatimonadaceae bacterium genome window below encodes:
- a CDS encoding PadR family transcriptional regulator: MTPARSEPSFESSLPLKPVETLILTMLTAGDRHGYGIRQDILDHSEGRIELEAGGLYRHIRRLESDGLIEPASARRTAAEDPRRIHYKLTTRGRRVLAAEMLRMRELVRLAEERRIIAPART, from the coding sequence ATGACGCCCGCCCGATCCGAGCCGTCGTTCGAGTCGTCGCTGCCGCTCAAACCGGTCGAAACGCTGATCCTCACGATGCTCACGGCCGGCGACCGCCACGGCTACGGCATCCGCCAGGACATTCTCGATCACAGTGAAGGACGCATCGAGCTCGAGGCGGGCGGTCTGTATCGCCACATTCGCCGCCTCGAATCCGACGGACTGATCGAGCCGGCCTCGGCGCGGCGCACGGCCGCCGAGGATCCTCGCCGCATCCACTACAAGTTGACGACCCGCGGCCGGCGCGTGCTCGCCGCCGAGATGCTGCGCATGCGCGAGCTGGTCCGTTTGGCCGAAGAGCGCCGTATCATCGCGCCGGCCCGCACATGA
- a CDS encoding SET domain-containing protein-lysine N-methyltransferase, with product MRRTRDRAPRAAPRHVGPVQKELPFEIRSSPIQGVGAFATRPIRKGTRLIEYTGERISTEEADSRYPDDESQARHHTFLFAIDDDVVIDAAVDGNEARFINHSCTPNCDAVIDDARIFIEAIRDIAPGEELAYDYAFVLEERHTPAAKRRYPCNCGARACRGTILAKKR from the coding sequence GTGAGACGCACGCGCGACCGCGCGCCGAGAGCCGCGCCGAGGCACGTCGGGCCGGTGCAAAAAGAGTTGCCGTTCGAGATCCGGTCCTCGCCGATCCAAGGAGTTGGGGCGTTCGCCACGCGGCCCATCCGCAAAGGCACGCGCCTCATCGAATACACCGGCGAACGGATCTCGACCGAAGAGGCCGACTCGCGCTATCCGGACGACGAGTCCCAGGCGCGTCACCACACCTTTTTGTTCGCGATCGACGACGACGTCGTGATCGACGCGGCCGTCGACGGCAACGAGGCGCGCTTCATCAACCACTCATGCACGCCGAATTGCGACGCGGTGATCGACGACGCGCGCATCTTCATCGAGGCGATCCGGGACATCGCACCGGGCGAGGAGTTGGCGTACGACTACGCTTTCGTACTCGAGGAGCGGCACACTCCGGCGGCCAAGCGTCGCTATCCGTGCAACTGCGGCGCGCGCGCGTGCCGCGGGACGATTCTCGCGAAGAAGCGCTGA
- a CDS encoding dihydrofolate reductase family protein, with the protein MSRLVVRCFAVSLDGYGAGTHQDLEHPLGVRGPELMEWFFHTRMWQQMHGESEGETGVDNDMATKAFDNLGAWILGRNMFGPIRGPWPDDKWKGWWGDEPPYHVPVFVLTHHARDPIQMAGGTEFRFVTDGIQSALEQARAAAGGRDVRVGGGVSTIRQYLQAQLIDELHLAVRPILLGQGENLFQGLDLRALGYQGVESIPGRRATHVILRRTEAREESRIPESAGLSSPRA; encoded by the coding sequence ATGTCCAGACTCGTCGTTCGATGCTTTGCCGTCTCCCTCGACGGCTACGGCGCCGGCACGCATCAAGACCTCGAGCACCCGCTCGGCGTGCGAGGCCCCGAGCTCATGGAGTGGTTCTTCCATACGCGCATGTGGCAGCAGATGCACGGCGAGTCGGAAGGAGAAACGGGCGTCGACAACGACATGGCGACGAAGGCGTTCGACAACCTCGGCGCATGGATCCTCGGCCGGAACATGTTCGGACCGATTCGCGGTCCTTGGCCCGACGACAAATGGAAAGGCTGGTGGGGAGATGAACCGCCGTATCACGTACCGGTCTTCGTGCTCACGCATCATGCGCGAGACCCGATCCAAATGGCCGGCGGCACGGAATTCCGTTTCGTCACCGACGGAATTCAATCGGCGCTCGAGCAGGCAAGAGCCGCGGCCGGCGGACGCGACGTCCGCGTGGGCGGCGGCGTCTCGACCATCCGCCAGTATTTGCAAGCGCAACTCATCGACGAGCTGCACCTCGCGGTGCGACCGATCTTACTCGGCCAAGGCGAGAATCTCTTTCAGGGGCTCGACCTGCGCGCGCTCGGCTATCAGGGAGTCGAATCCATTCCGGGGCGACGCGCGACTCACGTGATCCTGCGGAGAACCGAGGCGCGCGAGGAAAGCCGAATCCCCGAGTCCGCCGGTCTGAGCTCGCCGCGCGCGTAA
- a CDS encoding DNA-3-methyladenine glycosylase encodes MPDYRASVRHLKKVDPVLARVIEQVGPCRLPLRREGTHFQALARSIVFQQLSGKAAGTIHGRFAALFASEGPEPVSLLEFTDAQLRGVGLSRQKIGYLRDLAEKVVAGGLPLDEVDRMNDDELIAHLVQVKGIGRWTAQMFLMFRLGRRNVLPELDLGIQNAIRRAYGKRKRPSPKQVRAIGAKWSPHSTVACWYLWRSLENGDGQGGGAT; translated from the coding sequence ATGCCCGATTATCGCGCCTCCGTCAGACATCTCAAGAAGGTCGATCCGGTGCTCGCCCGCGTGATCGAGCAGGTCGGTCCGTGCCGCCTGCCGCTCCGCCGCGAAGGGACACACTTCCAGGCGCTCGCGCGGTCGATCGTATTTCAACAACTCTCAGGAAAGGCGGCTGGAACGATCCATGGCCGCTTCGCCGCGCTCTTCGCGAGCGAAGGACCCGAGCCGGTTTCACTGCTCGAGTTCACGGACGCCCAGTTGCGTGGTGTCGGACTGTCACGGCAAAAGATCGGGTATCTGCGCGATCTGGCTGAAAAGGTTGTCGCCGGTGGCTTGCCGCTGGACGAGGTCGACCGCATGAACGATGACGAGCTCATCGCTCACCTCGTTCAAGTGAAAGGAATTGGTCGCTGGACGGCACAAATGTTCTTGATGTTCCGCCTCGGTCGTCGCAACGTACTGCCGGAACTCGATCTGGGGATTCAAAACGCGATCCGACGCGCGTATGGGAAGCGAAAGCGACCGAGCCCCAAACAAGTCCGCGCGATCGGCGCGAAGTGGAGTCCGCACAGCACAGTCGCGTGTTGGTACCTATGGCGATCGCTCGAGAACGGAGATGGCCAAGGTGGGGGCGCGACCTGA
- a CDS encoding ATP-binding protein: MTATTLPAPSFAERASPTQLPLERKLPLLVLALFSVILGAWAIVSYYETRRAAETAAAERLSSLARIVGTTVEGLNTMRLGTLLSAARDTAVLSALRSPGRPLTPAVERALSPAPAPAANASFAATPQPAAAQLWTADGRVVGNLDAELPPATRAFRDSLLRFPPGARDSSLVSGIYTSGRQSNVWMVAVARDADGNRVGYVVQHRRFGATTQINQRMHDLVGAGGSVYVHNVSGSNWVLVSGEPVTAPLRHRELFDSLGLVERPGVGTMLSATAPVHGSPLLVSIEEPLATILSTQTASLRILGGLALLFAATGAFLSWIATRRLVRPLTELTDAAEAIANGEVAWRVDVGRTDEIGRLGAVFNRMVQRVEDSAAASAGAVARLTKSVDTQEFLAEASRIVAGSLSDERLLADLARHCVPRLADYCTIHVAEDDGTVRRIATVHRDRLKQEAVVDLVRRFKYRVDGPGEVPEVIRTQRPMIVPVIDREAVRASIDSEDMKRLLQQVAPNSFMCIPLIARGRAFGAMSFTMTTSGRRFSEEDLEIATEVVRRTAVAIDNTLIYRRSLDLRLEAESASNAKSDFLAKMSHEIRTPINAMMGYAELLQMGIAGPVTAAQATQLSRIRASGEHLTSMIGEILDLSKIEAGRMGVESAVGVVGDVAEAALGLIRPAATTKGVDLDARLQGIPRTTYVGDPQRVQQILTNLLGNAVKFTPAGGCVSIACGSAKKTVVEERPASPWATITVQDTGVGIAPSDLERIFQPFVQVDGGYTRSHGGTGLGLTISRNLAQMMGGDITVESVLGEGSRFTVWLPTPLPMGN, encoded by the coding sequence GTGACCGCGACGACTCTACCGGCGCCGAGCTTCGCTGAACGGGCTTCACCAACGCAACTTCCCCTGGAGCGGAAGCTGCCGTTGCTGGTGCTCGCTCTCTTCAGCGTGATCCTGGGCGCCTGGGCGATCGTGTCGTACTACGAGACGCGCCGCGCGGCCGAAACGGCCGCCGCTGAGCGGTTGTCGAGCCTCGCGCGAATCGTCGGTACGACCGTCGAGGGACTCAACACGATGCGCCTCGGCACGCTCCTATCGGCCGCGCGCGACACCGCGGTTCTCTCGGCGCTTCGCTCTCCTGGCCGTCCGCTCACGCCAGCGGTGGAACGCGCGCTCTCGCCGGCACCGGCACCAGCCGCGAACGCATCGTTTGCGGCCACACCGCAACCTGCCGCCGCCCAGCTCTGGACCGCTGACGGACGCGTCGTCGGAAACCTCGACGCCGAGCTGCCGCCGGCGACGCGCGCGTTTCGCGACAGCCTGCTGCGTTTTCCGCCGGGCGCTCGCGACTCGAGTCTCGTCAGCGGGATCTACACCAGTGGTCGCCAGTCGAATGTGTGGATGGTCGCGGTCGCGCGCGACGCCGACGGCAACCGCGTCGGATACGTCGTGCAGCACCGCCGGTTCGGTGCGACGACACAGATCAATCAACGGATGCACGACCTCGTGGGTGCCGGCGGCTCGGTCTACGTCCACAATGTGAGCGGTTCCAATTGGGTGCTGGTCAGCGGTGAACCGGTGACCGCGCCACTCAGGCACCGTGAGTTGTTCGACAGCCTCGGTCTCGTGGAGCGACCTGGAGTCGGCACGATGCTCAGCGCGACGGCGCCCGTGCATGGTTCGCCTTTGCTCGTGTCGATCGAAGAGCCTCTCGCCACCATTCTGTCCACGCAGACCGCTTCGCTCCGCATCCTCGGCGGCCTCGCGCTTCTCTTCGCCGCAACCGGCGCGTTCCTCTCCTGGATTGCGACGCGACGTCTCGTCCGTCCGCTCACGGAGCTCACCGACGCCGCGGAAGCGATCGCCAACGGCGAAGTCGCTTGGCGAGTGGACGTCGGCCGCACGGACGAGATCGGCCGTCTGGGCGCGGTGTTCAACCGGATGGTGCAACGCGTCGAGGATTCCGCCGCCGCGTCGGCCGGCGCCGTCGCGCGACTCACCAAATCGGTCGACACGCAGGAGTTTCTCGCCGAGGCGAGCCGCATCGTCGCCGGCTCGCTTTCCGATGAGCGGCTTCTCGCCGATTTGGCTCGTCACTGCGTGCCGCGCCTCGCCGACTACTGCACGATCCACGTCGCGGAGGACGACGGAACGGTTCGTCGCATCGCCACGGTGCATCGCGATCGGCTCAAGCAGGAGGCGGTCGTCGACCTCGTTCGGCGGTTCAAGTATCGCGTCGACGGGCCGGGCGAAGTTCCCGAGGTCATCCGCACGCAGCGGCCGATGATCGTTCCGGTCATCGATCGCGAGGCCGTTCGCGCATCGATCGACTCGGAGGACATGAAGCGATTGCTTCAGCAGGTCGCCCCGAACTCCTTCATGTGCATCCCGCTCATCGCGCGGGGCCGTGCATTCGGCGCGATGTCGTTCACGATGACGACCTCGGGACGCCGTTTCAGCGAAGAAGATCTCGAGATCGCCACCGAAGTCGTGCGCCGCACCGCGGTGGCGATCGACAACACCCTCATCTATCGGCGGTCTCTCGATCTGCGACTGGAAGCGGAATCGGCGAGCAACGCCAAATCGGATTTCCTCGCGAAGATGAGCCACGAGATTCGCACGCCGATCAACGCGATGATGGGCTACGCCGAGCTGCTGCAAATGGGGATCGCCGGTCCCGTGACGGCGGCGCAGGCGACGCAGCTCTCGCGCATCCGCGCCAGCGGCGAACACCTGACGTCGATGATCGGCGAGATTCTCGACCTGTCGAAGATCGAAGCCGGCCGCATGGGCGTGGAATCCGCGGTCGGAGTCGTCGGCGACGTGGCGGAAGCGGCGCTCGGGCTCATTCGCCCGGCCGCCACGACCAAAGGCGTCGATCTCGACGCTCGGCTCCAGGGTATCCCGAGGACGACCTATGTGGGCGACCCGCAGCGCGTTCAGCAAATTCTCACGAACCTCCTCGGCAACGCGGTCAAGTTCACGCCTGCCGGCGGCTGCGTGTCGATCGCCTGCGGCAGCGCCAAGAAGACCGTCGTCGAGGAGCGGCCGGCCTCGCCGTGGGCGACGATCACCGTCCAAGACACGGGCGTGGGAATCGCTCCGAGCGATCTCGAGCGGATCTTTCAGCCGTTTGTGCAGGTGGACGGCGGCTACACCCGCTCACACGGCGGCACCGGCCTCGGACTCACGATCAGCCGGAATCTCGCTCAGATGATGGGCGGCGACATCACGGTCGAAAGCGTGCTGGGCGAAGGCTCGCGATTCACCGTGTGGCTGCCCACGCCGCTCCCGATGGGCAACTGA
- a CDS encoding DUF502 domain-containing protein, whose protein sequence is MARLLNYFLRGLVVVAPLAITVYVCVLVFRTIDGWLGLTIPGVGFLITIVLITVVGYFASGLITRGVLGALDEVFEKLPFVRLLYSSAKDMLNAFVGEKRRFDKPVLVSLSADGSLKVLAFLTSDSLASLGVSGHVSVYMPQSYGLAGHILVVPADRVQRIEADAAAVMAFIISGGVTHVQSRHTPT, encoded by the coding sequence ATGGCGCGCCTTCTCAACTACTTCCTCCGGGGCCTGGTTGTCGTCGCCCCGCTCGCGATTACCGTCTACGTCTGCGTCCTGGTCTTCAGGACGATCGACGGATGGCTCGGCCTGACGATCCCGGGCGTCGGCTTCCTGATCACCATCGTGCTGATCACGGTCGTCGGGTATTTCGCGTCGGGGCTCATTACGCGCGGCGTACTCGGCGCGCTCGACGAAGTGTTCGAGAAGCTGCCTTTCGTGCGACTTCTGTATTCGTCGGCAAAGGACATGCTGAACGCGTTCGTCGGGGAGAAACGGCGCTTCGACAAGCCTGTGCTCGTTTCTCTGTCGGCGGATGGCTCGCTCAAGGTGCTCGCGTTCTTGACCTCCGACTCGCTCGCGTCATTGGGCGTGTCGGGACACGTATCGGTATACATGCCGCAATCATATGGATTGGCCGGACACATCCTCGTCGTTCCAGCCGATCGGGTACAGCGCATCGAGGCCGATGCCGCGGCGGTGATGGCGTTCATCATCTCGGGCGGCGTGACCCACGTTCAATCCCGCCACACGCCGACGTGA